In Colletotrichum higginsianum IMI 349063 chromosome 3, whole genome shotgun sequence, a genomic segment contains:
- a CDS encoding Short-chain dehydrogenase/reductase family Oxidoreductase, whose translation MAPQLGPKTTGTELVAEYAEHIRGKTILVTGVSPGGLGATFAEKTAAAAPALLILAGRNTTKTQQTADTIAAAHPEVDVKTLELDLGSFRSVRRAAETVNGWAGVPKIDVLVNNAGIMATPWGKTEDGFESQFGTNHLGPFLFTNLVMGKVLAAEAPRVVTVSSDGHRLGHIRWTDYNFNDGKHYNEWHAYGQSKTANCLMAISLAEKLGGKGLLSLSLHPGVIFTNLSNHLENFEACRAQDINMGTKFMWTDFDPKTEDQGVATHVYTAFSPDLEELAEFNGQFFNDCRVADQYKEEVYPWATNKIEADKLWTLSEKLVGQKFSY comes from the exons ATGGCCCCCCAACTAGGTCCCAAAACAACAGGCACCGAGCTGGTCGCCGAGTACGCCGAACACATCAGGGGCAAGACCATCCTCGTCACCGGCGTCTCCccgggcggcctcggcgccacCTTTGCCGAgaagaccgccgccgccgcgccggccctcctcatcctcgccggccgcaaCACGACAAAGACCCAGCAGACGGCCGACACCATCGCGGCGGCGCACCCCGAAGTCGACGTCAAGacgctcgagctcgacctggGGTCCTTCCGGAGCGTGCGCAGGGCTGCAGAGACGGTGAACGGGTGGGCGGGCGTTCCCAAGATTGACGTCTTGGTGAACAACGCGGGGATCATGGCGACGCCGTGGGGGAAGACGGAGGACGGGTTCGAGAGCCAGTTCGGGACGAACCACCTGGGCCCGTTCCTGTTTACGAACCTCGTGATGGGAAAGgtgctggccgccgaggcgccgAGGGTCGTGACGGTCAGCAGTGACGGGCATCGGCTGGGACACATCCGGTGGACCGACTACAACTTCAAC GACGGCAAGCATTACAACGAGTGGCACGCCTACGGGCAGTCCAAGACGGCTAACTGCCTCATGGCCATTTCGCTGGCGGAGAAGCTAGGCGGCAAGGGCTTGTTGAGCCTCAGCCTCCACCCAGGCGTCATCTTTACGAACTTGTCGAACCACCTGGAAAACTTCGAAGCATGTC GCGCCCAAGACATCAACATGGGGACTAAGTTCATGTGGACCGACTTCGACCCCAAGACGGAGGACCAAGGCGTTGCGACACATGTCTATACCGCTTTCAGCCCGGACCTCGAGG AGCTGGCAGAGTTCAACGGCCAATTCTTCAACGACTGCCGCGTAGCGGACCAGTACAAGGAGGAGGTTTACCCCTGGGCGACCAACAAGATCGAGGCCGACAAGCTGTGGACGCTGAGCGAGAAGCTTGTCGGGCAAAAGTTCAGCTACTGA
- a CDS encoding Acyltransferase, producing the protein MISIAVRSIRGAIARFSPPASFPYSPLADANSHSEPPSPGGSGSGSQSKSKSIFARLLALLFFLLPSFVQRRLRPNDFKHRRIYPTSWLDGLRGVASLIVFFCHFTEKHAAWFTARAYGIPDENDNVASSPLQLPFVRVIYSGRPMVHIFFVISGFVLSLKSLKQARKRDYDGLHRTLSSSVFRRGFRLFLPTTASTFIIMVMIRLGWTGSPLPTLWEQLVDWKNAVWRITFSWQWDITQILPYDVHLWTIPIEFSNSLLLFIVLTGLSRMKTYLRLASVLAIMVYCLKCGHWAAFEFLGGMGLAEVGLIQEARRERLTFAIQDKEASDMEASVAPDSTSTSMATRLFKAFLVGNLIFALFVAGWPNQKADVTPGMSPLWHNTMEPFFTMGGDLVSFPWYALGAMQIVAALQQIKMLQNIFVTPLAQYLADISYALYLVHGPVLDVFSHRWMPVAWSLVGGSNEAGVLGRVVAWVVGVVALLVPVVWASDVFWRTIDVKSVELAHWIEARCIRDE; encoded by the coding sequence ATGATCTCTATCGCCGTTCGCTCCATTCGTGGAGCCATCGCCCGTTTTTCCCCGCCAGCCTCATTCCCCTACTCCCCACTCGCCGATGCCAACTCCCATTCCGAGCCTCCGTCCCCAGGCGGATCCGGTTCTGGATCGcagtccaagtccaagtccatcttCGCGAGGCTGCTggctctcctcttcttcctgttgCCCTCGTTCGTGCAGCGCCGGCTGCGGCCCAACGACTTCAAGCATCGTCGCATATACCCGACCTCCTGgctcgacggcctgcgcGGTGTCGCATCATTGATTGTCTTCTTCTGCCACTTCACAGAAAAGCATGCCGCCTGGTTTACCGCTCGGGCATACGGTATCCCCGATGAGAACGACAATgtcgcctcctcgccgcttCAGCTCCCCTTTGTCCGCGTTATCTACAGCGGCCGCCCCATGGTCCacatcttcttcgtcatctcGGGCTTCGTCCTGTCTCTCAAGTCGTTGAAGCAGGCAAGGAAGCGGGACTACGATGGTCTGCACCGCACCCTTTCGAGCTCGGTCTTCCGACGCGGCTTCCGCTTGTTCCTCCCCACCACCGCCTCGACCTTCATCATCATGGTCATGATCCGCCTTGGATGGACCGGCTCACCCCTGCCCACACTGTGGGAACAGTTGGTGGATTGGAAGAATGCTGTATGGAGGATTACCTTCAGCTGGCAGTGGGACATCACCCAGATCCTCCCCTACGACGTCCATCTCTGGACCATCCCCATTGAATTTTCCAATTCGCTGCTGCTTTTCATCGTCCTAACCGGTCTGAGCCGCATGAAGACATACTTACGTCTCGCGTCTGTCTTGGCCATTATGGTTTACTGCCTCAAATGCGGCCACTGGGCTGCCTTTGAGTTCCTGGGCGGTATGGGACTCGCAGAGGTCGGCCTCATCCAGGAAGCGCGCCGCGAACGCCTCACGTTTGCCATCCAGGACAAGGAGGCGTCTGACATGGAGGCCTCCGTCGCCCCGgactcgacgtcgacctccATGGCCACACGCCTCTTCAAGGCAttcctcgtcggcaaccTAATCTTTGCCCTCTTTGTCGCTGGCTGGCCAAACCAAAAGGCCGACGTCACCCCGGGTATGTCGCCACTGTGGCACAACACCATGGAACCCTTCTTCACCATgggcggcgacctggtcTCGTTCCCCTGGTACGCCCTTGGCGCCATGCAGATTGTCGCCGCGTTACAGCAAATCAAGATGTTGCAGAACATCTTTGTAACACCGTTGGCGCAGTATCTTGCCGACATCAGCTATGCCTTGTACCTTGTACACGGGCCGGTGCTGGATGTCTTCTCCCATCGTTGGATGCCAGTCGCCTGGTCTTTGGTAGGCGGCAGCAACGAGGCTGGCGTGTTGGGACGAGTGGTGGCATGGGTTGTTGGAGTAGTGGCACTCCTGGTCCCAGTCGTCTGGGCCAGCGACGTGTTTTGGCGAACAATCGACGTCAAGAGCGTGGAGTTGGCACATTGGATCGAGGCTCGTTGCATACGAGATGAGTAG